The Halorientalis sp. IM1011 genome window below encodes:
- a CDS encoding sodium:calcium antiporter — MVAIAVALTAPWVTVFLTGAHLGIVAEVALSGVAILGASFLLAWGAETAEKDVPRAFAIAVLAVLAVAPEYAVDALYAWNAGAGGATAEACSALSPAQVAAQETPIAAACHDANLAIANMTGANRILIGIGWAGIAAFTVWRSFETRDPAVRNREGWLSDSVQLDEDIATEMTFLFLATAWAFAVPLGGGIDIIDTLFLVGLYAAYIGLVLKSDVEHSEHTVGVPAYLQGWSLPWRPLTVIALFVYSGAMIFVAVEPFAHGLEVIGIQNGIPEFFMIQWVAPLASESPELIVVAVLVNKARSTAGFNALISSKLNQWTLLIGTIAVVYSIALGAVGTLPFDARQAAEIWITAGQSYFALALLVNFEISIREAVVLFALFISQVLIEFAIIRGLLELPITSEELLFAYTAVYLVLGTALFVKRRDALRRLFGLAGDAVRTAVGRDPIHVEGAD; from the coding sequence ATGGTCGCTATCGCGGTCGCGCTGACGGCACCGTGGGTCACGGTCTTCCTCACCGGGGCTCACCTCGGAATCGTCGCGGAGGTCGCGCTCAGCGGGGTGGCGATCCTCGGCGCGTCGTTCCTGCTCGCCTGGGGTGCCGAGACGGCCGAGAAAGACGTGCCGCGCGCGTTCGCCATCGCCGTCCTCGCGGTGCTTGCGGTCGCGCCCGAATACGCAGTCGACGCGCTGTACGCCTGGAACGCAGGCGCTGGCGGCGCGACGGCCGAAGCCTGTTCGGCGCTCAGTCCCGCGCAGGTGGCCGCCCAGGAGACGCCGATCGCCGCCGCCTGTCACGACGCCAACCTCGCCATCGCCAACATGACCGGTGCCAACCGCATCCTCATCGGCATCGGATGGGCCGGCATCGCCGCGTTCACCGTCTGGCGGTCGTTCGAGACGCGGGATCCGGCCGTCCGGAACCGCGAGGGCTGGCTCAGCGATTCCGTCCAGCTCGACGAGGACATCGCCACGGAGATGACGTTCCTCTTCCTGGCGACCGCGTGGGCGTTCGCGGTGCCGCTCGGCGGCGGCATCGACATTATCGACACCCTGTTTCTCGTCGGGCTCTACGCGGCCTACATCGGGCTGGTGCTCAAATCCGACGTGGAACACAGCGAACACACCGTCGGCGTCCCGGCCTACCTCCAGGGGTGGTCGCTCCCGTGGCGCCCGTTGACCGTGATCGCCCTCTTCGTCTACTCCGGGGCGATGATCTTCGTCGCGGTCGAACCGTTCGCCCACGGGCTGGAGGTGATCGGCATCCAGAACGGGATCCCCGAGTTCTTCATGATCCAGTGGGTCGCGCCCCTGGCCAGCGAGTCCCCCGAACTCATCGTCGTCGCCGTTCTCGTCAACAAGGCCCGCTCGACGGCGGGGTTCAACGCCCTCATCTCCTCGAAGCTCAATCAGTGGACGCTGTTGATCGGAACCATCGCGGTCGTCTACTCCATCGCGCTTGGCGCGGTCGGGACGCTCCCGTTCGACGCCCGGCAGGCCGCCGAGATCTGGATCACCGCCGGCCAGTCCTACTTCGCGCTGGCGCTGCTGGTCAACTTCGAGATCTCGATCCGGGAGGCAGTCGTTCTGTTCGCCCTGTTCATCTCGCAGGTGCTGATCGAGTTCGCGATCATCCGGGGCCTGCTCGAACTGCCGATCACGAGCGAGGAGTTGCTGTTCGCCTACACCGCGGTCTACCTCGTGCTCGGCACGGCACTGTTCGTCAAACGCCGGGATGCACTCCGGCGACTGTTCGGCCTCGCGGGTGACGCCGTCCGGACCGCGGTCGGTCGCGATCCGATCCACGTCGAGGGGGCCGACTGA